One part of the Mariniblastus fucicola genome encodes these proteins:
- a CDS encoding RDD family protein, with product MSLIVACPNCQTRYNLPEKFQGKKIKCKSCGKPFSATFRAASGAAATPSQAAQRAASVDPQELNKMGIGAIKRQADPFAAPAYNGPDPLRNHVVQDPGFGMPGQMRGQENENAEESDLDPDYASVVSNPYIQTLPKGPAAGSKPKGQSGKRLRNASLGKRFGTNFIDGLFMQLLGVPIGMGCGFVLPPEIAPLIALLLSMVFFLGYYILLEATCGRTIGKMLFGTKVVSEDGSRATFLQVVGRTFCRMIPFEPFSFFFGDTGSGPSGWHDSLPGTRVIEG from the coding sequence ATGTCGCTGATCGTCGCCTGTCCCAACTGCCAAACTCGTTACAACTTGCCAGAGAAGTTTCAAGGCAAGAAGATCAAATGTAAGTCCTGCGGCAAACCGTTTTCGGCCACCTTCAGAGCCGCGAGTGGCGCTGCTGCGACTCCGTCACAGGCTGCTCAGAGAGCCGCGTCGGTAGATCCGCAAGAGCTGAACAAAATGGGGATCGGTGCGATCAAGCGACAGGCAGACCCGTTCGCTGCGCCGGCTTACAACGGCCCCGATCCGCTACGAAATCATGTTGTGCAGGATCCGGGATTCGGCATGCCCGGCCAAATGCGTGGTCAGGAAAATGAAAACGCTGAAGAATCGGACCTCGACCCGGACTACGCTTCTGTCGTTTCCAATCCGTACATTCAAACGTTGCCCAAGGGGCCTGCCGCGGGATCGAAACCCAAAGGTCAATCCGGAAAGCGACTGCGAAACGCGAGCTTGGGAAAACGATTCGGAACCAACTTTATCGACGGTTTGTTCATGCAGCTGCTGGGCGTTCCAATTGGAATGGGATGCGGATTTGTGTTACCACCAGAAATCGCGCCCTTGATCGCGTTGCTTCTTTCGATGGTTTTCTTCTTGGGCTATTACATCTTGCTGGAAGCAACTTGCGGACGCACGATCGGCAAGATGCTGTTTGGCACAAAAGTCGTCAGCGAAGACGGAAGCCGGGCCACATTCTTACAGGTTGTGGGGCGAACTTTCTGTCGCATGATTCCTTTCGAGCCATTCTCCTTTTTCTTTGGCGACACAGGCTCCGGTCCTTCGGGATGGCATGATTCGCTTCCAGGTACGCGTGTTATCGAAGGCTAG
- a CDS encoding glycosyl hydrolase produces the protein MDSKLSFLRFRTKVLFALTVVALTFSGTSILPTTTLAQTTLGPGSFTTVRPEACKPLQQQIFKDESLDGPTPTNQWWSSLVWERFSHNLFAHPMGMVACEDGLSISYPGAAIVAAESAIMGEGVSPNGDIVIGIAGATFDDARLQKASGWFITTRFSSPNADLKTSFGHGSPFVYGSGVSGKVRLKFAVKPEVWHGGEESATVGVTVRGNHYGLFGPRGSHWSIENDSTMVLDSTKDYFSIALLPDRDTKTLEQFRSCAHNHVTESSFDFRFEDGYLVTELSLRTDPKEPAKSDDTLTALYPHQWKYSSDELTGQSYKSVRGEMKLRAGTSFSTRVPIQGTLPLLPPQGIPDRKRMLDYLDAELAKPTLEFKDTYWEGKHLGKLASLSGICESLGESERQEKLIAELKRRLENWFVASEGETATLFYYDENWGTLIGSRPSYGSDVELNDHHFHYGYFIRAAAEIARVDQAWGRKWAPMVKLLIEDIAAPSATERFPQLRGFDLYAGHSWASGHARFGDGNNQESSSESLNAWYGMMLWGEAMGDDRTRDLGAFLFNTERTAVEEYWLDVSGSNFPKAFPHTAIGMVWGGKGAFATWFSGDVDKIHGINWLPFTPASVYLGRFPDYVKQNYDSVARDRKNGSDLNKGWGDLLVMFGALYDPEPAAMFINANPDCHLEGGNSHAFMYHWIHTLNEIGTNDASVTADYLFANVFVRNGRRTYVIYNFHDRPLEVTFSDGTKLTSSRCGMVVK, from the coding sequence ATGGATTCCAAACTTTCGTTCCTGCGGTTCAGAACCAAGGTTCTGTTCGCGCTAACAGTCGTGGCGCTAACATTCAGCGGCACCTCAATACTTCCCACCACGACGCTGGCTCAGACCACGCTGGGCCCCGGAAGCTTCACGACCGTGCGACCGGAAGCGTGCAAACCGCTGCAGCAGCAGATCTTCAAAGACGAATCGCTCGACGGCCCAACACCGACGAATCAGTGGTGGAGCTCGCTGGTCTGGGAACGGTTTTCACACAATCTGTTTGCCCATCCGATGGGAATGGTTGCGTGCGAAGACGGCCTTTCGATCAGCTATCCCGGAGCTGCGATCGTCGCGGCCGAAAGCGCGATCATGGGCGAAGGCGTTTCACCCAACGGCGATATCGTGATCGGAATCGCTGGGGCAACATTTGATGACGCTCGATTGCAGAAGGCATCTGGCTGGTTCATCACGACGCGTTTTTCGTCGCCAAACGCGGATCTGAAAACAAGCTTTGGGCACGGCAGCCCTTTCGTTTACGGCTCCGGCGTTTCAGGAAAGGTTCGGCTGAAGTTTGCGGTCAAACCTGAGGTCTGGCACGGCGGAGAGGAATCAGCCACCGTCGGCGTCACCGTTCGTGGGAATCATTACGGCCTGTTTGGACCGCGCGGCAGTCATTGGTCGATCGAGAATGATTCCACAATGGTTCTGGATTCGACGAAAGACTATTTTTCGATCGCGCTGTTGCCCGATCGGGACACCAAGACGCTGGAGCAGTTTCGCAGCTGTGCTCACAACCACGTCACCGAATCGAGTTTTGACTTTCGGTTCGAGGACGGCTATCTGGTCACCGAATTGAGCCTGAGAACGGATCCGAAGGAGCCTGCGAAATCTGACGACACGCTGACGGCGCTCTACCCGCATCAGTGGAAGTATTCGAGTGACGAGCTGACAGGTCAGAGTTACAAGTCCGTTCGAGGAGAGATGAAACTGCGGGCGGGAACTTCGTTCAGCACGCGAGTTCCGATTCAGGGAACGCTGCCGTTGCTTCCACCGCAGGGAATTCCTGACCGAAAACGAATGCTGGATTATCTCGACGCGGAATTGGCCAAACCGACGCTCGAGTTCAAGGACACGTATTGGGAAGGCAAACATCTCGGCAAACTGGCGTCGCTAAGCGGCATTTGTGAATCGCTCGGCGAATCGGAACGGCAAGAGAAGCTCATCGCCGAACTCAAACGTCGACTTGAAAATTGGTTCGTCGCCTCTGAAGGTGAAACGGCTACGCTGTTTTACTACGACGAAAACTGGGGCACCTTGATCGGCAGCCGCCCTTCTTACGGAAGCGACGTTGAACTCAACGATCACCATTTCCACTATGGATACTTTATTCGAGCCGCGGCAGAAATCGCACGCGTCGATCAGGCTTGGGGCAGAAAATGGGCGCCGATGGTCAAGCTGTTGATCGAAGACATCGCTGCTCCGTCCGCGACCGAACGGTTTCCCCAGCTACGTGGCTTTGACTTGTACGCCGGGCATTCGTGGGCGTCCGGACACGCTCGATTTGGCGACGGGAACAACCAGGAGTCATCGTCTGAATCGCTCAACGCATGGTACGGAATGATGCTGTGGGGAGAAGCCATGGGTGACGACAGAACGCGTGACCTCGGCGCGTTTCTGTTCAACACCGAACGCACAGCGGTTGAAGAATACTGGCTGGACGTGTCCGGCAGCAACTTTCCCAAAGCGTTTCCGCACACGGCGATCGGCATGGTGTGGGGCGGAAAGGGTGCGTTTGCGACGTGGTTTTCCGGTGACGTGGACAAGATTCACGGAATCAACTGGCTGCCGTTCACACCGGCATCGGTCTACCTCGGTCGATTCCCGGACTACGTAAAACAGAACTATGATTCGGTCGCGAGAGATCGAAAAAACGGTTCGGATCTAAACAAGGGCTGGGGCGATCTGCTGGTGATGTTCGGAGCTCTCTACGACCCGGAACCGGCGGCTATGTTCATCAACGCGAATCCGGATTGCCACCTCGAAGGAGGGAACTCTCATGCGTTTATGTACCATTGGATCCACACGTTGAATGAGATCGGCACTAATGACGCTTCGGTCACTGCGGACTATCTTTTTGCCAATGTGTTTGTCCGTAACGGCAGAAGAACTTACGTAATCTACAACTTTCACGACCGACCGCTGGAGGTCACGTTTTCAGACGGCACGAAGCTTACTTCGAGTCGCTGCGGCATGGTCGTCAAATAG
- a CDS encoding outer membrane protein assembly factor BamB family protein: MHLPSGLSTSMTHLRNFFAFAALIAVVFVQTESVEAQEGFLSDANAARAGLKVAWSTQVEISSKAKLVDWQLVVDENQATTYYVISYGSRKEVIAETDISAFGVPYGIEGAKQAAEDRKEIIEFALRNDGKEDVKVEISDYSLPRSTLFALGASGQVICLDADTGATRWIQQVGDFRLPSIGLGASKTHVAVANGSTVYCLDFDTGRILFSGQCKNGIDASPVCSEENVYVPLVSGRLQTFPIKGFGVESFNLVAEGGSRARPLITEKHVVWTTEKGHMNVAPLGSRRTVEYRLKTSAPIVSQAAASGGRLFVGSLDGFVYGVNETTGQLDWDVSTGQGVLGSPVPFGNEVYVVSRANELYKINADLGTYPEGWQVPIRGVKQIAGFGVDTLYCINIRGRLIGIDRKTRALTKSVEGASVELVMPNGITDRMFFATSGGFIQCVHEIGSLRPRFLETDLALAMQEDKTKPREDESAMGEENPFGDDAEDMDDDNPFGDDSNPFGDDDSSDESDESNPFGDG, translated from the coding sequence ATGCACTTGCCGAGCGGACTTTCAACATCGATGACGCACCTACGAAACTTCTTTGCATTTGCTGCCTTGATCGCAGTCGTATTCGTACAAACTGAGTCTGTCGAGGCTCAGGAAGGCTTCCTGTCTGACGCCAACGCGGCTCGCGCAGGACTTAAAGTTGCCTGGTCTACCCAGGTGGAAATTTCTTCCAAAGCCAAACTTGTCGATTGGCAACTGGTCGTCGACGAAAATCAGGCCACGACTTACTACGTCATTTCCTATGGCTCTCGTAAAGAAGTCATCGCCGAAACTGATATAAGTGCGTTCGGCGTTCCGTACGGAATTGAGGGTGCGAAGCAGGCCGCGGAAGATCGCAAAGAAATCATTGAGTTCGCGCTTCGCAATGATGGCAAAGAAGACGTCAAAGTTGAAATCTCGGACTATTCGTTGCCACGTTCCACATTGTTTGCTCTGGGAGCCAGCGGACAGGTGATCTGTCTCGACGCGGATACCGGAGCGACTCGTTGGATTCAGCAGGTCGGAGATTTCCGGCTGCCCAGCATTGGCTTGGGGGCCAGCAAAACGCACGTCGCCGTCGCAAACGGCTCAACGGTCTACTGCCTGGATTTCGATACAGGCCGAATTCTCTTCAGCGGTCAATGCAAGAACGGGATCGATGCTTCGCCAGTCTGTTCGGAAGAGAACGTCTACGTTCCGCTCGTCAGCGGTCGGCTTCAGACGTTTCCAATCAAAGGCTTCGGAGTCGAAAGTTTCAACCTTGTCGCAGAAGGTGGGTCTCGTGCTCGTCCGCTGATTACCGAAAAACACGTTGTTTGGACGACCGAGAAAGGTCACATGAACGTGGCACCGCTAGGTTCACGTCGTACCGTTGAGTATCGATTGAAGACGAGTGCTCCGATTGTTTCGCAAGCTGCGGCTTCTGGCGGACGGCTGTTTGTTGGATCGCTGGACGGATTCGTCTACGGAGTCAATGAAACGACTGGCCAGCTCGATTGGGACGTTTCGACGGGTCAGGGAGTTCTCGGATCTCCTGTCCCGTTTGGTAACGAAGTCTATGTTGTGTCGCGAGCAAATGAGCTTTATAAGATCAACGCGGATTTGGGAACTTACCCTGAAGGCTGGCAGGTCCCAATCAGAGGCGTCAAACAGATCGCCGGCTTTGGTGTCGATACGCTGTACTGCATCAATATTCGCGGCCGCTTGATCGGAATCGATCGCAAAACGCGAGCCCTCACGAAATCGGTTGAAGGTGCGAGCGTTGAGTTGGTGATGCCCAACGGAATCACGGACCGCATGTTCTTTGCAACCAGCGGCGGTTTCATTCAATGCGTGCATGAAATTGGCAGTCTGCGTCCTCGATTCCTGGAAACGGATTTGGCTCTGGCCATGCAGGAAGACAAGACGAAGCCTCGTGAGGACGAATCGGCGATGGGCGAAGAAAATCCATTCGGTGATGATGCCGAAGACATGGATGACGACAACCCGTTCGGAGATGATTCGAATCCGTTTGGAGATGATGATTCAAGCGATGAATCGGACGAGAGCAATCCTTTCGGGGACGGCTAA
- the purH gene encoding bifunctional phosphoribosylaminoimidazolecarboxamide formyltransferase/IMP cyclohydrolase: MDSPEVKRALISVSNKLGIVDFATGLVEKGVEIYSTGGTRRHLEQAGVKVLDVSEYTKFPEMMDGRVKTLHPKIFAGILARRNRADDMESMSDHDIVPFDMVVVNLYPFAATIANPNVLVHEAIEQIDIGGPSLIRAAAKNSDYVTVVSNPYQYAEVLDEINTSGTTSVGLRRRLMAQAFQHTANYDLTIADYFSGQTEGETFPATMTVVLNRQSVLRYGENSHQSAALYSSENNREASLVNSRQIHGKALSYNNLLDLDAALNIVRGFDKAACSVIKHNNPCGAAIGDSLKEACQKGFAGDPVSAFGSVVGMNQIVDGDTASYLAEGDLFVEAIVAPGFDDDALEILVTKPKWKKNVRLLKVGELDPQRGSWEMRQLVGGVLVQDADVLIDDPETWKVVTDVEPDESLMEELAFGWSMVRYVKSNAITLSKDCALVGVGAGQMSRVDSVRIAIRKAGEERAQGSVLASDAFFPFADSIPLAAEAGVSAIIQPGGSMRDQEVIDACNEHGIPMVFAGKRHFRH; the protein is encoded by the coding sequence ATGGATTCCCCCGAGGTCAAACGCGCTCTCATCAGCGTCAGTAATAAACTTGGCATCGTCGATTTCGCCACTGGCTTGGTTGAAAAAGGCGTCGAAATCTACAGCACAGGCGGGACGCGACGCCATCTCGAACAGGCTGGCGTTAAAGTTCTTGATGTCTCGGAATACACCAAGTTTCCGGAGATGATGGATGGCCGCGTGAAGACGTTGCATCCAAAAATCTTTGCCGGAATTCTGGCGCGTCGAAATCGTGCCGACGATATGGAGTCGATGTCGGATCACGATATCGTTCCATTCGATATGGTTGTCGTGAATCTCTATCCGTTCGCAGCAACAATTGCCAACCCGAATGTTTTGGTTCACGAAGCCATTGAACAGATCGACATCGGCGGACCAAGCCTCATTCGTGCCGCTGCCAAGAACAGCGATTACGTCACAGTCGTGTCGAACCCTTACCAGTACGCAGAAGTTCTGGACGAGATCAACACTTCGGGCACGACTTCGGTTGGGCTGCGTCGGCGATTGATGGCTCAGGCCTTTCAGCATACGGCCAATTACGATTTGACGATCGCGGATTACTTCTCTGGCCAGACCGAAGGCGAGACGTTTCCTGCCACGATGACGGTCGTGCTGAACCGCCAATCGGTGCTTCGATACGGCGAGAATAGTCATCAGTCCGCGGCGTTGTACAGCAGCGAAAACAATCGCGAAGCTTCCTTGGTCAACTCGCGACAGATTCATGGCAAAGCACTTTCGTATAACAATCTGCTGGATCTCGATGCGGCGCTGAACATCGTCCGCGGTTTTGACAAAGCGGCTTGCAGTGTGATCAAGCACAACAATCCTTGCGGTGCCGCAATCGGCGATTCTTTGAAAGAAGCTTGCCAGAAAGGTTTCGCCGGCGATCCAGTCAGTGCGTTTGGCAGCGTCGTTGGAATGAATCAAATCGTTGACGGAGATACGGCCAGCTATCTTGCGGAAGGCGATTTGTTCGTCGAAGCAATCGTGGCCCCTGGCTTTGACGACGATGCACTGGAAATTCTGGTAACCAAACCAAAATGGAAAAAGAACGTGCGACTGTTGAAAGTCGGTGAACTGGATCCTCAACGTGGCAGCTGGGAGATGCGTCAGCTGGTTGGCGGCGTGCTGGTGCAAGATGCGGATGTGTTGATCGATGATCCGGAAACGTGGAAAGTCGTTACCGATGTTGAGCCGGACGAATCGCTGATGGAAGAGCTTGCGTTTGGCTGGTCGATGGTTCGCTACGTGAAATCCAATGCGATTACGCTGTCAAAAGACTGTGCTCTGGTCGGCGTCGGCGCTGGCCAAATGAGCCGCGTCGATTCGGTGAGGATCGCGATTCGAAAAGCCGGAGAAGAACGTGCTCAGGGTTCGGTGCTTGCATCGGATGCTTTCTTCCCATTCGCAGATTCGATCCCGTTGGCTGCTGAGGCTGGTGTTTCGGCAATTATTCAACCGGGCGGAAGCATGCGAGATCAGGAAGTCATCGATGCCTGTAACGAGCACGGAATTCCAATGGTGTTCGCCGGCAAACGTCACTTCCGACACTAA
- a CDS encoding peptidylprolyl isomerase, translated as MKNLATTGAVCAICLLTICAAATLTSGCAKESGSPFSRSRVDLKKLTPFAADATPQVSNVPPPPAVDPQAPDRFLVRFKTTKGDFVAEVNREWSPRGVDRFHNMVKVGYFNDIAIFRAVPNFMFQFGIHGNPAVNKDWAEARFKDDTPVGVSNLPGTLCFAKTGQPNSRSVQMFVNLGQNAPLDIQGFTPFAKVIEGMDVVRAINTEYGENPSSEDVQGKLKREGNDYVLKRFPRIDLIRSVELIQPTG; from the coding sequence ATGAAAAATCTAGCTACAACGGGCGCAGTCTGCGCAATCTGCCTGCTCACAATTTGTGCCGCCGCCACGTTGACCTCCGGGTGCGCGAAAGAAAGCGGTTCGCCGTTCTCGCGATCTCGCGTCGATCTGAAAAAGCTGACTCCATTTGCTGCTGATGCAACACCGCAGGTTTCCAATGTTCCGCCGCCGCCAGCGGTCGATCCTCAAGCTCCTGATCGTTTCTTGGTTCGCTTCAAGACCACCAAAGGAGACTTCGTCGCGGAAGTCAATCGCGAGTGGTCGCCTCGCGGCGTGGACCGGTTTCACAACATGGTCAAAGTCGGCTATTTCAATGACATCGCCATCTTCCGCGCGGTGCCGAACTTTATGTTTCAGTTTGGCATCCACGGCAATCCGGCCGTGAACAAGGACTGGGCAGAAGCTCGCTTCAAAGACGATACGCCGGTTGGGGTTTCGAATCTGCCAGGCACGCTCTGTTTTGCCAAAACTGGCCAACCGAATTCACGATCCGTGCAGATGTTCGTCAACCTTGGCCAAAATGCTCCGCTCGATATTCAGGGATTCACGCCGTTCGCGAAAGTGATCGAAGGGATGGACGTTGTACGGGCAATCAACACCGAATACGGCGAAAACCCGAGCTCCGAAGATGTTCAGGGCAAGCTAAAACGTGAAGGCAATGATTATGTCCTGAAGCGATTCCCCAGAATTGATTTGATTCGAAGCGTAGAATTGATCCAGCCCACTGGATAG